A single Oryctolagus cuniculus chromosome 18, mOryCun1.1, whole genome shotgun sequence DNA region contains:
- the C18H19orf47 gene encoding uncharacterized protein C19orf47 homolog isoform X1 produces the protein MNVCLWLKPWAWVSFLSVGCVGMELWTLAVPGPRPGHRQQLWQLCHTLTSCQLLQLFIGGEPPAQERSSGPRRAGPRAQDTHGGRQPLMALSPRCVFQAPGSSTRAGDTMVSVTMATSEWIQFFKEAGIPAGPAVNYAVMFVDNRIQKSMLLDLNKEIMNELGVTVVGDIIAILKHAKVVHRQDMCRAATESVPCSPSPLPGDIRRGASSAASRMIANSLNRDSPPGTPSRRPDTSTSNISVTVSNKMAAKSAKAAAALARREEEGLAIPTKRRRVTAEMEGKYIINMPKGTTPRTRKILEQQQAAKGLHRTSVFDRLGAETKADTTTGSKPTGVFSRLGATSELDEDVAWDSDNDSSSSVLQYAGVLKKLGRGPAKASPQPALTVKAKATSSAASTTPTLRRLSLSARPGLERKPEPLAKVSIIQRLGKAALAPEAQDSQVTSTKSKSSAEVKVTIKRTLVGPRSSGSSEGLGAQMDHAGSVSVFKRLGRRTF, from the exons ATGAATGTGTGCTTATGGCTGAAGCCTTGGGCTTGGGTGTCTTTTTTATCTGTGGGGTGTGTGGGGATGGAGCTGTGGACACTTGCTGTCCCTGGGCCTCGTCCCGGGCACAGGCAACAGTTGTGGCAGCTCTGTCACACGCTGACATCCTGCCAGCTGCTCCAGCTATTCATAGGCGgtgagcccccagcccaggaacGCTCTTCTGGCCCACGGAGAGCTGGGCCCCGGGCGCAGGACACACACGGCGGCCGGCAGCCACTCATGGCCCTTTCTCCGCGTTGTGTCTTCCAGGCTCCGGGGAGCAGCACCAGGGCAGGGGACACGATGGTGTCGGTGACTATGG CCACTTCCGAGTGGATCCAGTTCTTCAAGGAAGCCGGCATTCCTGCAGGACCTGCTGTCAACTACGCCGTGATGTTTGTGGACAACAG GATCCAGAAGAGCATGCTGCTGGACCTCAACAAGGAGATCATGAACGAGCTGGGTGTGACCGTGGTGGGCGACATCATTGCCATCCTCAAGCACGCCAAGGTGGTGCACCGCCAG GACATGTGCAGAGCTGCCACTGAGTCTgtgccctgcagccccagccccctcccaggcgACATCCGCCGAGGCGCCTCCAGTG CCGCCTCCCGGATGATTGCCAACAGCCTGAACCGCGACTCCCCGCCCGGCACGCCCTCCCGGCGGCCGGACACCAGCACCTCCAACATCTCCGTCACTGTGTCCAACAAGATGGCAGCGAAGAGTGCCAAGGCCGCTG cagccctggcccgcagggaggaggagggcctgGCGATCCCCACCAAGCGGCGCCGGGTCACGGCCGAGATGGAGGGGAAGTACATCATCAACATGCCCAAGGGCACCACGCCGCGCACCCGCAAGatcctggagcagcagcaggcgGCGAAAG GGCTCCACAGGACGTCCGTGTTTGACCGCCTCGGCGCCGAGACCAAGGCAGACACGACAACAGGGAGTAAA CCCACAGGAGTCTTCAGCCGCCTGGGGGCCACCTCGGAGCTGGATGAGGACGTGGCTTGGGACAGTGACAACGACAGCAGCAGCTCTGTCTTGCAGTATGCCGGGGTCCTGAAGAagctggggcggggcccggccaaggccagtccccagccagctcTGACTGTCAAAGCCAAGGCCACCAGCTCGGCAGCGAGCACCACCCCAACGCTGCGGCGCCTGTCGCTGTCCGCACGCCCCGGACTTGAGAGGAAGCCGGAGCCCCTGGCCAAAGTCAGCATCATCCAGAGACTGGGCAAGGCCGCCCTCGCGCCGGAGGCCCAGGACAGCCAGGTCACGAGCACCAAGAGTAAGTCCTCCGCCGAAGTCAAGGTCACCATTAAGAGGACTCTGGTGGGGCCCCGGAGCAGCGGCTCCAGTGAGGGCCTTGGTGCCCAGATGGATCACGCCGGCAGCGTGAGCGTGTTCAAAAGACTGGGCCGCCGGACCTTCTAG
- the C18H19orf47 gene encoding uncharacterized protein C19orf47 homolog isoform X3, with protein MNVCLWLKPWAWVSFLSVGCVGMELWTLAVPGPRPGHRQQLWQLCHTLTSCQLLQLFIGGEPPAQERSSGPRRAGPRAQDTHGGRQPLMALSPRCVFQAPGSSTRAGDTMVSVTMATSEWIQFFKEAGIPAGPAVNYAVMFVDNRIQKSMLLDLNKEIMNELGVTVVGDIIAILKHAKVVHRQDMCRAATESVPCSPSPLPGDIRRGASSAASRMIANSLNRDSPPGTPSRRPDTSTSNISVTVSNKMAAKSAKAAAALARREEEGLAIPTKRRRVTAEMEGKYIINMPKGTTPRTRKILEQQQAAKGLHRTSVFDRLGAETKADTTTGSKPTGVFSRLGATSELDEDVAWDSDNDSSSSVLQYAGVLKKLGRGPAKASPQPALTVKAKATSSAASTTPTLRRLSLSARPGLERKPEPLAKVSIIQRLGKAALAPEAQDSQVTSTKSPTVRCVLPDPPAPAASRRPRRRWR; from the exons ATGAATGTGTGCTTATGGCTGAAGCCTTGGGCTTGGGTGTCTTTTTTATCTGTGGGGTGTGTGGGGATGGAGCTGTGGACACTTGCTGTCCCTGGGCCTCGTCCCGGGCACAGGCAACAGTTGTGGCAGCTCTGTCACACGCTGACATCCTGCCAGCTGCTCCAGCTATTCATAGGCGgtgagcccccagcccaggaacGCTCTTCTGGCCCACGGAGAGCTGGGCCCCGGGCGCAGGACACACACGGCGGCCGGCAGCCACTCATGGCCCTTTCTCCGCGTTGTGTCTTCCAGGCTCCGGGGAGCAGCACCAGGGCAGGGGACACGATGGTGTCGGTGACTATGG CCACTTCCGAGTGGATCCAGTTCTTCAAGGAAGCCGGCATTCCTGCAGGACCTGCTGTCAACTACGCCGTGATGTTTGTGGACAACAG GATCCAGAAGAGCATGCTGCTGGACCTCAACAAGGAGATCATGAACGAGCTGGGTGTGACCGTGGTGGGCGACATCATTGCCATCCTCAAGCACGCCAAGGTGGTGCACCGCCAG GACATGTGCAGAGCTGCCACTGAGTCTgtgccctgcagccccagccccctcccaggcgACATCCGCCGAGGCGCCTCCAGTG CCGCCTCCCGGATGATTGCCAACAGCCTGAACCGCGACTCCCCGCCCGGCACGCCCTCCCGGCGGCCGGACACCAGCACCTCCAACATCTCCGTCACTGTGTCCAACAAGATGGCAGCGAAGAGTGCCAAGGCCGCTG cagccctggcccgcagggaggaggagggcctgGCGATCCCCACCAAGCGGCGCCGGGTCACGGCCGAGATGGAGGGGAAGTACATCATCAACATGCCCAAGGGCACCACGCCGCGCACCCGCAAGatcctggagcagcagcaggcgGCGAAAG GGCTCCACAGGACGTCCGTGTTTGACCGCCTCGGCGCCGAGACCAAGGCAGACACGACAACAGGGAGTAAA CCCACAGGAGTCTTCAGCCGCCTGGGGGCCACCTCGGAGCTGGATGAGGACGTGGCTTGGGACAGTGACAACGACAGCAGCAGCTCTGTCTTGCAGTATGCCGGGGTCCTGAAGAagctggggcggggcccggccaaggccagtccccagccagctcTGACTGTCAAAGCCAAGGCCACCAGCTCGGCAGCGAGCACCACCCCAACGCTGCGGCGCCTGTCGCTGTCCGCACGCCCCGGACTTGAGAGGAAGCCGGAGCCCCTGGCCAAAGTCAGCATCATCCAGAGACTGGGCAAGGCCGCCCTCGCGCCGGAGGCCCAGGACAGCCAGGTCACGAGCACCAAGA GCCCGACTGTGCGCTGCGTCCTGCCTGACCCTCCTGCACCTGCGGCCTCCCGGCGGCCCCGGCGACGGTGGCGCTGA
- the C18H19orf47 gene encoding uncharacterized protein C19orf47 homolog isoform X4, which yields MNVCLWLKPWAWVSFLSVGCVGMELWTLAVPGPRPGHRQQLWQLCHTLTSCQLLQLFIGGEPPAQERSSGPRRAGPRAQDTHGGRQPLMALSPRCVFQAPGSSTRAGDTMVSVTMATSEWIQFFKEAGIPAGPAVNYAVMFVDNRIQKSMLLDLNKEIMNELGVTVVGDIIAILKHAKVVHRQDMCRAATESVPCSPSPLPGDIRRGASSAASRMIANSLNRDSPPGTPSRRPDTSTSNISVTVSNKMAAKSAKAAALARREEEGLAIPTKRRRVTAEMEGKYIINMPKGTTPRTRKILEQQQAAKGLHRTSVFDRLGAETKADTTTGSKPTGVFSRLGATSELDEDVAWDSDNDSSSSVLQYAGVLKKLGRGPAKASPQPALTVKAKATSSAASTTPTLRRLSLSARPGLERKPEPLAKVSIIQRLGKAALAPEAQDSQVTSTKSPTVRCVLPDPPAPAASRRPRRRWR from the exons ATGAATGTGTGCTTATGGCTGAAGCCTTGGGCTTGGGTGTCTTTTTTATCTGTGGGGTGTGTGGGGATGGAGCTGTGGACACTTGCTGTCCCTGGGCCTCGTCCCGGGCACAGGCAACAGTTGTGGCAGCTCTGTCACACGCTGACATCCTGCCAGCTGCTCCAGCTATTCATAGGCGgtgagcccccagcccaggaacGCTCTTCTGGCCCACGGAGAGCTGGGCCCCGGGCGCAGGACACACACGGCGGCCGGCAGCCACTCATGGCCCTTTCTCCGCGTTGTGTCTTCCAGGCTCCGGGGAGCAGCACCAGGGCAGGGGACACGATGGTGTCGGTGACTATGG CCACTTCCGAGTGGATCCAGTTCTTCAAGGAAGCCGGCATTCCTGCAGGACCTGCTGTCAACTACGCCGTGATGTTTGTGGACAACAG GATCCAGAAGAGCATGCTGCTGGACCTCAACAAGGAGATCATGAACGAGCTGGGTGTGACCGTGGTGGGCGACATCATTGCCATCCTCAAGCACGCCAAGGTGGTGCACCGCCAG GACATGTGCAGAGCTGCCACTGAGTCTgtgccctgcagccccagccccctcccaggcgACATCCGCCGAGGCGCCTCCAGTG CCGCCTCCCGGATGATTGCCAACAGCCTGAACCGCGACTCCCCGCCCGGCACGCCCTCCCGGCGGCCGGACACCAGCACCTCCAACATCTCCGTCACTGTGTCCAACAAGATGGCAGCGAAGAGTGCCAAGGCCGCTG ccctggcccgcagggaggaggagggcctgGCGATCCCCACCAAGCGGCGCCGGGTCACGGCCGAGATGGAGGGGAAGTACATCATCAACATGCCCAAGGGCACCACGCCGCGCACCCGCAAGatcctggagcagcagcaggcgGCGAAAG GGCTCCACAGGACGTCCGTGTTTGACCGCCTCGGCGCCGAGACCAAGGCAGACACGACAACAGGGAGTAAA CCCACAGGAGTCTTCAGCCGCCTGGGGGCCACCTCGGAGCTGGATGAGGACGTGGCTTGGGACAGTGACAACGACAGCAGCAGCTCTGTCTTGCAGTATGCCGGGGTCCTGAAGAagctggggcggggcccggccaaggccagtccccagccagctcTGACTGTCAAAGCCAAGGCCACCAGCTCGGCAGCGAGCACCACCCCAACGCTGCGGCGCCTGTCGCTGTCCGCACGCCCCGGACTTGAGAGGAAGCCGGAGCCCCTGGCCAAAGTCAGCATCATCCAGAGACTGGGCAAGGCCGCCCTCGCGCCGGAGGCCCAGGACAGCCAGGTCACGAGCACCAAGA GCCCGACTGTGCGCTGCGTCCTGCCTGACCCTCCTGCACCTGCGGCCTCCCGGCGGCCCCGGCGACGGTGGCGCTGA
- the C18H19orf47 gene encoding uncharacterized protein C19orf47 homolog isoform X2 — protein sequence MNVCLWLKPWAWVSFLSVGCVGMELWTLAVPGPRPGHRQQLWQLCHTLTSCQLLQLFIGGEPPAQERSSGPRRAGPRAQDTHGGRQPLMALSPRCVFQAPGSSTRAGDTMVSVTMATSEWIQFFKEAGIPAGPAVNYAVMFVDNRIQKSMLLDLNKEIMNELGVTVVGDIIAILKHAKVVHRQDMCRAATESVPCSPSPLPGDIRRGASSAASRMIANSLNRDSPPGTPSRRPDTSTSNISVTVSNKMAAKSAKAAALARREEEGLAIPTKRRRVTAEMEGKYIINMPKGTTPRTRKILEQQQAAKGLHRTSVFDRLGAETKADTTTGSKPTGVFSRLGATSELDEDVAWDSDNDSSSSVLQYAGVLKKLGRGPAKASPQPALTVKAKATSSAASTTPTLRRLSLSARPGLERKPEPLAKVSIIQRLGKAALAPEAQDSQVTSTKSKSSAEVKVTIKRTLVGPRSSGSSEGLGAQMDHAGSVSVFKRLGRRTF from the exons ATGAATGTGTGCTTATGGCTGAAGCCTTGGGCTTGGGTGTCTTTTTTATCTGTGGGGTGTGTGGGGATGGAGCTGTGGACACTTGCTGTCCCTGGGCCTCGTCCCGGGCACAGGCAACAGTTGTGGCAGCTCTGTCACACGCTGACATCCTGCCAGCTGCTCCAGCTATTCATAGGCGgtgagcccccagcccaggaacGCTCTTCTGGCCCACGGAGAGCTGGGCCCCGGGCGCAGGACACACACGGCGGCCGGCAGCCACTCATGGCCCTTTCTCCGCGTTGTGTCTTCCAGGCTCCGGGGAGCAGCACCAGGGCAGGGGACACGATGGTGTCGGTGACTATGG CCACTTCCGAGTGGATCCAGTTCTTCAAGGAAGCCGGCATTCCTGCAGGACCTGCTGTCAACTACGCCGTGATGTTTGTGGACAACAG GATCCAGAAGAGCATGCTGCTGGACCTCAACAAGGAGATCATGAACGAGCTGGGTGTGACCGTGGTGGGCGACATCATTGCCATCCTCAAGCACGCCAAGGTGGTGCACCGCCAG GACATGTGCAGAGCTGCCACTGAGTCTgtgccctgcagccccagccccctcccaggcgACATCCGCCGAGGCGCCTCCAGTG CCGCCTCCCGGATGATTGCCAACAGCCTGAACCGCGACTCCCCGCCCGGCACGCCCTCCCGGCGGCCGGACACCAGCACCTCCAACATCTCCGTCACTGTGTCCAACAAGATGGCAGCGAAGAGTGCCAAGGCCGCTG ccctggcccgcagggaggaggagggcctgGCGATCCCCACCAAGCGGCGCCGGGTCACGGCCGAGATGGAGGGGAAGTACATCATCAACATGCCCAAGGGCACCACGCCGCGCACCCGCAAGatcctggagcagcagcaggcgGCGAAAG GGCTCCACAGGACGTCCGTGTTTGACCGCCTCGGCGCCGAGACCAAGGCAGACACGACAACAGGGAGTAAA CCCACAGGAGTCTTCAGCCGCCTGGGGGCCACCTCGGAGCTGGATGAGGACGTGGCTTGGGACAGTGACAACGACAGCAGCAGCTCTGTCTTGCAGTATGCCGGGGTCCTGAAGAagctggggcggggcccggccaaggccagtccccagccagctcTGACTGTCAAAGCCAAGGCCACCAGCTCGGCAGCGAGCACCACCCCAACGCTGCGGCGCCTGTCGCTGTCCGCACGCCCCGGACTTGAGAGGAAGCCGGAGCCCCTGGCCAAAGTCAGCATCATCCAGAGACTGGGCAAGGCCGCCCTCGCGCCGGAGGCCCAGGACAGCCAGGTCACGAGCACCAAGAGTAAGTCCTCCGCCGAAGTCAAGGTCACCATTAAGAGGACTCTGGTGGGGCCCCGGAGCAGCGGCTCCAGTGAGGGCCTTGGTGCCCAGATGGATCACGCCGGCAGCGTGAGCGTGTTCAAAAGACTGGGCCGCCGGACCTTCTAG
- the C18H19orf47 gene encoding uncharacterized protein C19orf47 homolog isoform X6, with translation MVSVTMATSEWIQFFKEAGIPAGPAVNYAVMFVDNRIQKSMLLDLNKEIMNELGVTVVGDIIAILKHAKVVHRQDMCRAATESVPCSPSPLPGDIRRGASSAASRMIANSLNRDSPPGTPSRRPDTSTSNISVTVSNKMAAKSAKAAAALARREEEGLAIPTKRRRVTAEMEGKYIINMPKGTTPRTRKILEQQQAAKGLHRTSVFDRLGAETKADTTTGSKPTGVFSRLGATSELDEDVAWDSDNDSSSSVLQYAGVLKKLGRGPAKASPQPALTVKAKATSSAASTTPTLRRLSLSARPGLERKPEPLAKVSIIQRLGKAALAPEAQDSQVTSTKSPTVRCVLPDPPAPAASRRPRRRWR, from the exons ATGGTGTCGGTGACTATGG CCACTTCCGAGTGGATCCAGTTCTTCAAGGAAGCCGGCATTCCTGCAGGACCTGCTGTCAACTACGCCGTGATGTTTGTGGACAACAG GATCCAGAAGAGCATGCTGCTGGACCTCAACAAGGAGATCATGAACGAGCTGGGTGTGACCGTGGTGGGCGACATCATTGCCATCCTCAAGCACGCCAAGGTGGTGCACCGCCAG GACATGTGCAGAGCTGCCACTGAGTCTgtgccctgcagccccagccccctcccaggcgACATCCGCCGAGGCGCCTCCAGTG CCGCCTCCCGGATGATTGCCAACAGCCTGAACCGCGACTCCCCGCCCGGCACGCCCTCCCGGCGGCCGGACACCAGCACCTCCAACATCTCCGTCACTGTGTCCAACAAGATGGCAGCGAAGAGTGCCAAGGCCGCTG cagccctggcccgcagggaggaggagggcctgGCGATCCCCACCAAGCGGCGCCGGGTCACGGCCGAGATGGAGGGGAAGTACATCATCAACATGCCCAAGGGCACCACGCCGCGCACCCGCAAGatcctggagcagcagcaggcgGCGAAAG GGCTCCACAGGACGTCCGTGTTTGACCGCCTCGGCGCCGAGACCAAGGCAGACACGACAACAGGGAGTAAA CCCACAGGAGTCTTCAGCCGCCTGGGGGCCACCTCGGAGCTGGATGAGGACGTGGCTTGGGACAGTGACAACGACAGCAGCAGCTCTGTCTTGCAGTATGCCGGGGTCCTGAAGAagctggggcggggcccggccaaggccagtccccagccagctcTGACTGTCAAAGCCAAGGCCACCAGCTCGGCAGCGAGCACCACCCCAACGCTGCGGCGCCTGTCGCTGTCCGCACGCCCCGGACTTGAGAGGAAGCCGGAGCCCCTGGCCAAAGTCAGCATCATCCAGAGACTGGGCAAGGCCGCCCTCGCGCCGGAGGCCCAGGACAGCCAGGTCACGAGCACCAAGA GCCCGACTGTGCGCTGCGTCCTGCCTGACCCTCCTGCACCTGCGGCCTCCCGGCGGCCCCGGCGACGGTGGCGCTGA
- the C18H19orf47 gene encoding uncharacterized protein C19orf47 homolog isoform X5, giving the protein MVSVTMATSEWIQFFKEAGIPAGPAVNYAVMFVDNRIQKSMLLDLNKEIMNELGVTVVGDIIAILKHAKVVHRQDMCRAATESVPCSPSPLPGDIRRGASSAASRMIANSLNRDSPPGTPSRRPDTSTSNISVTVSNKMAAKSAKAAAALARREEEGLAIPTKRRRVTAEMEGKYIINMPKGTTPRTRKILEQQQAAKGLHRTSVFDRLGAETKADTTTGSKPTGVFSRLGATSELDEDVAWDSDNDSSSSVLQYAGVLKKLGRGPAKASPQPALTVKAKATSSAASTTPTLRRLSLSARPGLERKPEPLAKVSIIQRLGKAALAPEAQDSQVTSTKSKSSAEVKVTIKRTLVGPRSSGSSEGLGAQMDHAGSVSVFKRLGRRTF; this is encoded by the exons ATGGTGTCGGTGACTATGG CCACTTCCGAGTGGATCCAGTTCTTCAAGGAAGCCGGCATTCCTGCAGGACCTGCTGTCAACTACGCCGTGATGTTTGTGGACAACAG GATCCAGAAGAGCATGCTGCTGGACCTCAACAAGGAGATCATGAACGAGCTGGGTGTGACCGTGGTGGGCGACATCATTGCCATCCTCAAGCACGCCAAGGTGGTGCACCGCCAG GACATGTGCAGAGCTGCCACTGAGTCTgtgccctgcagccccagccccctcccaggcgACATCCGCCGAGGCGCCTCCAGTG CCGCCTCCCGGATGATTGCCAACAGCCTGAACCGCGACTCCCCGCCCGGCACGCCCTCCCGGCGGCCGGACACCAGCACCTCCAACATCTCCGTCACTGTGTCCAACAAGATGGCAGCGAAGAGTGCCAAGGCCGCTG cagccctggcccgcagggaggaggagggcctgGCGATCCCCACCAAGCGGCGCCGGGTCACGGCCGAGATGGAGGGGAAGTACATCATCAACATGCCCAAGGGCACCACGCCGCGCACCCGCAAGatcctggagcagcagcaggcgGCGAAAG GGCTCCACAGGACGTCCGTGTTTGACCGCCTCGGCGCCGAGACCAAGGCAGACACGACAACAGGGAGTAAA CCCACAGGAGTCTTCAGCCGCCTGGGGGCCACCTCGGAGCTGGATGAGGACGTGGCTTGGGACAGTGACAACGACAGCAGCAGCTCTGTCTTGCAGTATGCCGGGGTCCTGAAGAagctggggcggggcccggccaaggccagtccccagccagctcTGACTGTCAAAGCCAAGGCCACCAGCTCGGCAGCGAGCACCACCCCAACGCTGCGGCGCCTGTCGCTGTCCGCACGCCCCGGACTTGAGAGGAAGCCGGAGCCCCTGGCCAAAGTCAGCATCATCCAGAGACTGGGCAAGGCCGCCCTCGCGCCGGAGGCCCAGGACAGCCAGGTCACGAGCACCAAGAGTAAGTCCTCCGCCGAAGTCAAGGTCACCATTAAGAGGACTCTGGTGGGGCCCCGGAGCAGCGGCTCCAGTGAGGGCCTTGGTGCCCAGATGGATCACGCCGGCAGCGTGAGCGTGTTCAAAAGACTGGGCCGCCGGACCTTCTAG
- the C18H19orf47 gene encoding uncharacterized protein C19orf47 homolog isoform X7 — translation MVSVTMATSEWIQFFKEAGIPAGPAVNYAVMFVDNRIQKSMLLDLNKEIMNELGVTVVGDIIAILKHAKVVHRQDMCRAATESVPCSPSPLPGDIRRGASSAASRMIANSLNRDSPPGTPSRRPDTSTSNISVTVSNKMAAKSAKAAALARREEEGLAIPTKRRRVTAEMEGKYIINMPKGTTPRTRKILEQQQAAKGLHRTSVFDRLGAETKADTTTGSKPTGVFSRLGATSELDEDVAWDSDNDSSSSVLQYAGVLKKLGRGPAKASPQPALTVKAKATSSAASTTPTLRRLSLSARPGLERKPEPLAKVSIIQRLGKAALAPEAQDSQVTSTKSPTVRCVLPDPPAPAASRRPRRRWR, via the exons ATGGTGTCGGTGACTATGG CCACTTCCGAGTGGATCCAGTTCTTCAAGGAAGCCGGCATTCCTGCAGGACCTGCTGTCAACTACGCCGTGATGTTTGTGGACAACAG GATCCAGAAGAGCATGCTGCTGGACCTCAACAAGGAGATCATGAACGAGCTGGGTGTGACCGTGGTGGGCGACATCATTGCCATCCTCAAGCACGCCAAGGTGGTGCACCGCCAG GACATGTGCAGAGCTGCCACTGAGTCTgtgccctgcagccccagccccctcccaggcgACATCCGCCGAGGCGCCTCCAGTG CCGCCTCCCGGATGATTGCCAACAGCCTGAACCGCGACTCCCCGCCCGGCACGCCCTCCCGGCGGCCGGACACCAGCACCTCCAACATCTCCGTCACTGTGTCCAACAAGATGGCAGCGAAGAGTGCCAAGGCCGCTG ccctggcccgcagggaggaggagggcctgGCGATCCCCACCAAGCGGCGCCGGGTCACGGCCGAGATGGAGGGGAAGTACATCATCAACATGCCCAAGGGCACCACGCCGCGCACCCGCAAGatcctggagcagcagcaggcgGCGAAAG GGCTCCACAGGACGTCCGTGTTTGACCGCCTCGGCGCCGAGACCAAGGCAGACACGACAACAGGGAGTAAA CCCACAGGAGTCTTCAGCCGCCTGGGGGCCACCTCGGAGCTGGATGAGGACGTGGCTTGGGACAGTGACAACGACAGCAGCAGCTCTGTCTTGCAGTATGCCGGGGTCCTGAAGAagctggggcggggcccggccaaggccagtccccagccagctcTGACTGTCAAAGCCAAGGCCACCAGCTCGGCAGCGAGCACCACCCCAACGCTGCGGCGCCTGTCGCTGTCCGCACGCCCCGGACTTGAGAGGAAGCCGGAGCCCCTGGCCAAAGTCAGCATCATCCAGAGACTGGGCAAGGCCGCCCTCGCGCCGGAGGCCCAGGACAGCCAGGTCACGAGCACCAAGA GCCCGACTGTGCGCTGCGTCCTGCCTGACCCTCCTGCACCTGCGGCCTCCCGGCGGCCCCGGCGACGGTGGCGCTGA
- the C18H19orf47 gene encoding uncharacterized protein C19orf47 homolog isoform X8 — translation MFVDNRIQKSMLLDLNKEIMNELGVTVVGDIIAILKHAKVVHRQDMCRAATESVPCSPSPLPGDIRRGASSAASRMIANSLNRDSPPGTPSRRPDTSTSNISVTVSNKMAAKSAKAAAALARREEEGLAIPTKRRRVTAEMEGKYIINMPKGTTPRTRKILEQQQAAKGLHRTSVFDRLGAETKADTTTGSKPTGVFSRLGATSELDEDVAWDSDNDSSSSVLQYAGVLKKLGRGPAKASPQPALTVKAKATSSAASTTPTLRRLSLSARPGLERKPEPLAKVSIIQRLGKAALAPEAQDSQVTSTKSKSSAEVKVTIKRTLVGPRSSGSSEGLGAQMDHAGSVSVFKRLGRRTF, via the exons ATGTTTGTGGACAACAG GATCCAGAAGAGCATGCTGCTGGACCTCAACAAGGAGATCATGAACGAGCTGGGTGTGACCGTGGTGGGCGACATCATTGCCATCCTCAAGCACGCCAAGGTGGTGCACCGCCAG GACATGTGCAGAGCTGCCACTGAGTCTgtgccctgcagccccagccccctcccaggcgACATCCGCCGAGGCGCCTCCAGTG CCGCCTCCCGGATGATTGCCAACAGCCTGAACCGCGACTCCCCGCCCGGCACGCCCTCCCGGCGGCCGGACACCAGCACCTCCAACATCTCCGTCACTGTGTCCAACAAGATGGCAGCGAAGAGTGCCAAGGCCGCTG cagccctggcccgcagggaggaggagggcctgGCGATCCCCACCAAGCGGCGCCGGGTCACGGCCGAGATGGAGGGGAAGTACATCATCAACATGCCCAAGGGCACCACGCCGCGCACCCGCAAGatcctggagcagcagcaggcgGCGAAAG GGCTCCACAGGACGTCCGTGTTTGACCGCCTCGGCGCCGAGACCAAGGCAGACACGACAACAGGGAGTAAA CCCACAGGAGTCTTCAGCCGCCTGGGGGCCACCTCGGAGCTGGATGAGGACGTGGCTTGGGACAGTGACAACGACAGCAGCAGCTCTGTCTTGCAGTATGCCGGGGTCCTGAAGAagctggggcggggcccggccaaggccagtccccagccagctcTGACTGTCAAAGCCAAGGCCACCAGCTCGGCAGCGAGCACCACCCCAACGCTGCGGCGCCTGTCGCTGTCCGCACGCCCCGGACTTGAGAGGAAGCCGGAGCCCCTGGCCAAAGTCAGCATCATCCAGAGACTGGGCAAGGCCGCCCTCGCGCCGGAGGCCCAGGACAGCCAGGTCACGAGCACCAAGAGTAAGTCCTCCGCCGAAGTCAAGGTCACCATTAAGAGGACTCTGGTGGGGCCCCGGAGCAGCGGCTCCAGTGAGGGCCTTGGTGCCCAGATGGATCACGCCGGCAGCGTGAGCGTGTTCAAAAGACTGGGCCGCCGGACCTTCTAG